The Silvanigrella paludirubra genome contains a region encoding:
- a CDS encoding thioredoxin domain-containing protein, with the protein MNIKKIFTLFLILLAGFILGVGFSNKILPIFNKEIDIDDIFGKKLIEVDGIRFTSTSLPKESIYDYYNLKNNIYHAEKNFLNQTALRIALTNDFNKKNAKQEDFLTLKDLIKLDYIDDKIVKNYYDDILKKEGVGVFQGKTFENLKIQLKNQLINQKMIEISEKKITELLKNNRIKILIPDLENPPLNIDISSFPSSGKKQSEITLLNIYDYNELKSKEKEEKFEKIFKKYGDKVNFVSIHYSSNNNKMNEILINGAYCAQKQGTTSFLKYNKMIFQLSLWKEKNLSNIKDIKNKVIEIAKSSNLNSEIFQSCLDSQKTLIENQLIQHQLSNSFIIKNSPNFYINKNSKLYSQEEIEQALRRTVH; encoded by the coding sequence ATGAATATTAAAAAAATATTTACCCTATTTTTAATTTTATTGGCTGGGTTTATTTTAGGTGTTGGTTTTTCAAATAAAATTTTGCCCATTTTTAATAAAGAAATTGACATTGATGATATATTTGGGAAAAAACTAATTGAAGTAGATGGGATTCGTTTTACTTCAACCTCATTACCAAAAGAATCCATTTATGATTATTATAACCTAAAAAATAATATTTATCATGCTGAAAAAAATTTCTTAAACCAGACAGCTTTAAGAATTGCATTAACAAATGATTTTAATAAAAAAAATGCAAAACAGGAAGATTTTTTAACTTTGAAAGACTTGATTAAGTTAGATTATATTGATGATAAAATTGTGAAAAACTATTATGATGATATTTTAAAAAAAGAAGGAGTTGGTGTTTTCCAAGGAAAAACATTTGAAAATCTCAAAATACAATTGAAAAATCAGTTGATAAATCAAAAAATGATAGAAATTTCTGAGAAAAAAATAACTGAACTTCTTAAAAATAATAGAATTAAAATTCTAATCCCTGACTTAGAAAATCCTCCATTAAATATTGATATTTCATCTTTTCCTTCCTCAGGAAAAAAGCAATCTGAAATAACCTTATTAAATATTTATGATTATAATGAATTAAAAAGTAAAGAAAAAGAGGAAAAATTTGAAAAAATATTCAAAAAATATGGAGACAAGGTTAATTTTGTTTCAATACATTATTCGTCAAATAATAATAAAATGAATGAAATTTTAATAAACGGAGCTTATTGTGCTCAAAAACAAGGGACCACTTCATTTTTAAAATATAATAAGATGATCTTTCAACTTTCTTTATGGAAAGAAAAAAATTTATCTAACATAAAAGATATTAAGAATAAAGTAATAGAAATTGCAAAGTCATCAAATTTAAATTCAGAGATCTTTCAATCTTGCTTAGACTCTCAAAAAACATTAATTGAAAATCAATTGATACAACATCAATTAAGCAACTCATTCATAATTAAAAACTCACCAAATTTTTATATAAATAAAAATTCGAAATTATATTCACAAGAAGAAATAGAGCAGGCTTTAAGAAGGACTGTTCATTAA